The Streptomyces nitrosporeus genome includes a window with the following:
- a CDS encoding pseudouridine synthase, with amino-acid sequence MRSSGRNSGSGGGKSGGNRNPRGGSGGSGGSFRPKGSGGAGGSGGRDDRQGQRPRKPRPEERRYDVGFEEQGGAPRKGRGAAARGGAKGAPRSAQNAPGKSGRRQGAPARPRELDAKIEQRNRDRYADRPEIRTPKTHPGAEQEGERLQKILARAGMGSRRACEELIEQARVEVNGEIVLEQGMRVDPQKDEIKVDGLTVATQSYLFFALNKPAGVVSTMEDPDGRQSLGDYVTNRETRLFHVGRLDTETEGIILLTNHGELAHRLTHPKYGVKKTYLAAIQGPLPRDLGKRLKDGIQLEDGYARADHFRVVENTGKNYLVEVTLHEGRKHIVRRMLAEAGFPVERLVRTSFGPIPLGDQKSGWLRRLTNTEVGMLMREVGL; translated from the coding sequence ATGCGAAGCAGTGGCAGGAACAGCGGAAGCGGCGGCGGCAAGAGCGGCGGCAACCGGAATCCCCGGGGCGGCTCGGGCGGCTCCGGCGGCTCCTTCCGGCCGAAGGGCTCGGGCGGTGCCGGCGGCTCCGGCGGGCGTGACGACCGGCAGGGCCAGCGCCCCCGCAAGCCGCGCCCCGAGGAGCGCCGTTACGACGTGGGCTTCGAGGAGCAGGGCGGCGCCCCCCGCAAGGGACGCGGCGCCGCGGCGCGCGGCGGTGCCAAGGGCGCCCCGCGCTCCGCGCAGAACGCCCCCGGCAAGTCCGGCAGGCGCCAGGGCGCCCCGGCCCGGCCGCGCGAGCTCGACGCCAAGATCGAGCAGCGTAACCGCGACCGGTACGCGGACAGGCCCGAGATCCGGACGCCGAAGACCCACCCCGGCGCCGAGCAGGAGGGCGAGCGGCTGCAGAAGATCCTCGCCCGGGCCGGCATGGGCTCGCGCCGGGCGTGCGAGGAGCTGATCGAGCAGGCCAGGGTCGAGGTGAACGGCGAGATCGTCCTGGAGCAGGGCATGCGGGTGGATCCGCAGAAGGACGAGATCAAGGTCGACGGCCTGACCGTGGCCACCCAGTCGTACCTCTTCTTCGCGCTGAACAAGCCCGCCGGTGTGGTCTCCACCATGGAGGACCCCGACGGCCGCCAGAGCCTCGGCGACTACGTCACCAACCGGGAGACGCGGCTCTTCCACGTCGGCCGTCTCGACACCGAGACCGAGGGCATCATCCTGCTCACCAACCACGGCGAGCTGGCCCACCGTCTGACGCACCCGAAGTACGGCGTGAAGAAGACCTACCTGGCCGCCATCCAGGGCCCGCTCCCGCGCGACCTCGGCAAGCGGCTCAAGGACGGCATCCAGCTGGAGGACGGCTACGCCCGCGCCGACCACTTCCGGGTCGTCGAGAACACCGGGAAGAACTACCTGGTCGAGGTCACCCTGCACGAGGGCCGCAAGCACATCGTCCGCCGGATGCTGGCCGAGGCCGGTTTCCCGGTCGAGCGCCTCGTCCGCACGTCCTTCGGCCCGATCCCGCTGGGCGACCAGAAGTCCGGCTGGCTGCGCCGGCTGACCAACACCGAGGTCGGCATGCTGATGCGCGAGGTCGGCCTGTAG
- the pnuC gene encoding nicotinamide riboside transporter PnuC, with amino-acid sequence MALADILGPLQQPLVTVLDTPVSWTEVLGFGSGALCVWLVARQHLANWPVGIANNLFFVLLFAQAGLYADAGLQIVFITLAAYGWWTWTHGGGPGASVLPVRRTTRAEWAWLSAAGVVGTLGLTLLLSRATDSTVPFWDALTTALSLTATYGQCRKRVESWWLWIAADVVYIPLYAYKELYLTSLLYAGFLTLCLIGLRNWTRDLDTAGPRRTLEATA; translated from the coding sequence GTGGCACTCGCGGACATCCTCGGTCCCCTGCAGCAGCCCCTGGTGACCGTGCTGGACACCCCGGTGAGCTGGACCGAGGTGCTCGGCTTCGGCAGCGGGGCGCTGTGCGTCTGGCTGGTGGCCCGCCAGCACCTCGCCAACTGGCCGGTCGGCATCGCCAACAACCTGTTCTTCGTCCTGCTGTTCGCCCAGGCCGGCCTGTACGCCGACGCCGGCCTGCAGATCGTCTTCATCACCCTCGCCGCGTACGGCTGGTGGACCTGGACCCACGGGGGTGGACCGGGTGCGTCCGTCCTGCCGGTGCGCAGAACGACCCGCGCCGAATGGGCCTGGCTGTCCGCGGCGGGGGTGGTGGGGACCCTCGGCCTGACCCTGCTGCTCTCACGGGCCACCGACTCGACCGTGCCGTTCTGGGACGCCCTGACGACCGCGCTGTCCCTGACGGCGACGTACGGCCAGTGCCGCAAGCGCGTCGAGTCCTGGTGGCTGTGGATCGCCGCCGACGTGGTCTACATCCCGCTCTACGCGTACAAGGAGCTCTACCTCACCTCCCTGCTGTACGCCGGATTCCTCACGCTCTGCCTGATCGGACTGCGCAACTGGACCCGCGACCTGGACACCGCCGGGCCGCGCCGCACCCTGGAGGCGACGGCGTGA
- a CDS encoding AAA family ATPase, with amino-acid sequence MKRHRHGLVLGKFYPPHAGHHHLVRTARDRCERLTVLVCAASVESVPLADRVAWMREVHPDVRVVGTVDDIPMDVTDPAVWDAHMAVFTAAVPGRVDAVFTSEAYGGELARRFGAESVLVDPARTVFPVSGTAVRADPAGCWDFLEPPVRAALTRRVVVLGAESTGTTTLARALAEHYRRRGGVWARTRDVPEYGREFSEGKLARLRERRPGARWEDVTFTTDDFPRIARTQNAREEAAARIGSPVLFCDTDSFATTVWHERYIGGRNPLVEEIADRVPHHLWLLTDHEGVPFEDDGLRDGEELRPWMTDRFRAELTRTGRAFTELTGPHPVRMAAATAAVDRLLADGWDFAPPLPEKRFPGQRPAEPCGPPLPERR; translated from the coding sequence GTGAAGCGCCACCGGCACGGACTGGTCCTCGGCAAGTTCTACCCGCCGCACGCCGGCCACCACCACCTCGTCCGCACCGCCCGGGACCGCTGCGAACGGCTCACCGTCCTCGTCTGCGCCGCCTCCGTCGAATCGGTCCCGCTCGCCGACCGGGTCGCCTGGATGCGCGAAGTGCACCCGGACGTACGGGTGGTGGGCACCGTCGACGACATTCCGATGGACGTCACCGACCCGGCGGTCTGGGACGCCCACATGGCCGTCTTCACCGCGGCCGTCCCCGGACGCGTCGACGCGGTGTTCACCTCCGAGGCATACGGCGGCGAACTGGCACGCCGCTTCGGCGCCGAGTCCGTCCTCGTCGACCCCGCCCGCACCGTCTTCCCCGTCTCCGGCACCGCCGTCCGCGCCGACCCGGCCGGCTGCTGGGACTTCCTGGAGCCGCCCGTCCGCGCCGCCCTCACCCGCCGGGTCGTCGTGCTGGGCGCCGAATCCACCGGGACCACCACCCTCGCGCGGGCACTCGCCGAGCACTACCGCCGGCGCGGCGGTGTCTGGGCGCGTACCCGGGACGTCCCCGAGTACGGACGGGAGTTCAGCGAAGGGAAACTGGCACGGCTGCGCGAGAGGCGGCCCGGCGCGCGGTGGGAGGACGTCACCTTCACCACCGACGACTTCCCCCGTATCGCGAGGACGCAGAACGCCCGGGAGGAGGCCGCCGCACGCATCGGCTCCCCGGTGCTCTTCTGCGACACGGACTCCTTCGCCACCACCGTCTGGCACGAGCGCTACATCGGCGGACGCAACCCCCTGGTCGAGGAGATCGCCGACCGCGTCCCCCACCACCTGTGGCTCCTCACCGACCACGAAGGCGTCCCCTTCGAGGACGACGGCCTGCGGGACGGCGAAGAACTGCGGCCCTGGATGACGGACCGCTTCCGCGCCGAACTCACCCGCACCGGACGGGCGTTCACCGAACTGACCGGGCCGCACCCCGTGCGGATGGCCGCCGCGACCGCCGCCGTGGACCGGCTCCTCGCCGACGGCTGGGACTTCGCCCCGCCCCTCCCGGAGAAGCGTTTCCCCGGGCAGCGGCCCGCGGAACCCTGCGGGCCCCCCCTCCCGGAACGGCGATGA